In the Geoanaerobacter pelophilus genome, CCCCGGACCAACCTCACGAAAAATTTGTAGTTCTTGTCATTGCCGTCGCTAATGCCATATGGGAAATATATATTCCAGGCAAAATTCTTATTCTCGGCAAAAGGCGAGCTTGACCAGAAAGACATGGTCGGTGTTGCCGGAAAGACAATTTCATTGATGGCCGGCATGGAGCATTGCCGCTCTACGATGGAGCCCAGCTCCTTGATATTCGGTAGTCGCCAGTCATTCTTCCCGGCAAATGAGCTGTTCACAGCAGATTGCAAGGCCTCCTGCCAGGTAAAGATCTCCGGAGCACCGTTTTCGCAAGTGCTGCCGCTCAACCCCTCACTGCACCGTTTCCAGATTAACCCGGTGGCGCTATCGCTTATGGTGCCGTCTTCATTATTGACAAAGCGGTTTATCGGGGTAGAAGGTTTCGGCCAGTAGCTATGACAGAGCTGAGCTGCCGAGGCTGCCAAGGGCATAAGCGTGACACAAGCCATGGTCATTACATAGAGGAAAGCGCGACTCATGAAGCAGCTCCTTAACTCCTTA is a window encoding:
- a CDS encoding DUF1566 domain-containing protein, which encodes MSRAFLYVMTMACVTLMPLAASAAQLCHSYWPKPSTPINRFVNNEDGTISDSATGLIWKRCSEGLSGSTCENGAPEIFTWQEALQSAVNSSFAGKNDWRLPNIKELGSIVERQCSMPAINEIVFPATPTMSFWSSSPFAENKNFAWNIYFPYGISDGNDKNYKFFVRLVRGGK